The following is a genomic window from Fibrobacter sp. UWR4.
CCTCATTGAGGCTTGCCAAATCACCTTGCACATGGAACTCTTCGTACATGTCCTGCATAAAGTCATAGACCTTGTACTGACGAAACAACTTCGCAACCTCCGACATATCCTTATGCCAGGTCTTGGAGGCAAGCCGCAAAAGCCGCACCTGAATCAAGATTATTTCGTCTTTACGGTCCATAGGTTAATTCGGAATCTTGGTATTTTCAAGATTCAACCCATCAGGGAATGCTTCATGTAACATCAATGCCGAAACAACATGGAGCCTGTTCTTGAAAAATATAAAG
Proteins encoded in this region:
- a CDS encoding DUF3791 domain-containing protein, with amino-acid sequence MDRKDEIILIQVRLLRLASKTWHKDMSEVAKLFRQYKVYDFMQDMYEEFHVQGDLASLNEVETYLKNQGVAV